The genomic stretch GCAACCCGCACCTGGCAACTCGCAACTCGAAAAGCCGCCCTATCCATCCTTCCTTTCGTCTATTGAAATATCCACTCCCAGCTCCCTGGCCTCACTGCTGAACTTTTCCAGCAGCGCGGTGAGATCCGCCTGCTGATCCTCCCGGTAGAACAGCTGCATACTCATCACTTTCCTGCGGCCCTTGCGAACAGGGCGCCTTTCTATCCCGAGTCTATCAGCGAAGGGTTGCAGATCACGGAGCACTTCCCAGACTGTTTTAAATCTTTCAGAAGGATCTCGCCTGGTGGCCCGGGTGATGAAGTAGTGCAGTTCCCTGGGCAGGTCCGGTATCAATTCTCGGGGATCAGGGACGTCTTCTGTTACGTGGAGGTCCATGAGGGTGGGGATGTCGTCCTCCGGATATGGCCTCTGGCCCGTGACCATTTCGTACACCATGATGCCCAGTGAATAGATATCAGTACGTTCGTCTACGGGCTCGCCTTGAATCTGTTCGGGAGACATGTAGTAAACAGTACCTGGCAAGGTGCAGTCTACCGTCCCCGGGGGGCAGGACAAACCGAAGTCGACGATTCTGGTGACTCCATCCGCCTGCAGGAAGATATTGGCAGGCTTTATATCTTGATGAACAATTCCCTGCTCATGGGCATAGGCAAGTCCTGTGCACACCTGGAGAACAATATCCACTATTCTCGACAGAGCCAGCTTCGGCATTCTTTCGAGTACATAAGCCAGGGACATGCCTTCGAGATACTCCATAATGATGAAAATAGTCCTGAATAGATGTTCGATGTCATATATTTTGACAATGTTTTCATGGTTCAGGGTGGCAATGATCCTGGCTTCGTTCTGAAATCTTTCAGCAAATTCCTGATTCATGGCCATGTCGTGCTTGAGCATTTTCACAGCTACGGGCATGTGCAGCTGGGTGTGCATGCCCCGATAGACAATGCTCCAGCCGCCGCGGCCAATGATCTCCTGGAGCAAGTATTTACCTATCATCCTGTTCGCCGTCACTTTTTCCGTGGTAAATCTGAAAGTGACAAGTTCTGTGAGGAAGTCGAGAAGATCTGGATTTTCCTCGCAGAGGGCATCGAATTGCTCCCTGGTCAATGTCCAGAGGATCATGTCAGTTTCCGCATCCACGCTGGCTGTCCTCGGTTCTCCGGTGAGCAGGGCGATCTCGCCCACTATGTCCCCGGCCTTCAGACGGGCAATGTCATGCGATGAGCCGTTTTTCTGAACTCTGACAACACAGGAGCCTTCCTGGATGATGTAAAATCTGTCGCCCTCTTCGCCCTGCTTGATAAAGCGGCTTCCCGCCCGGATTCGCACGGGAGTCATAGAATTGAGAAAATTACACCTGGCCTCATGCGGGATGAGATCCAGGACGCTGGTACGGAGGAGAAAATCCAGGTCGGAGGTGTGCAGCTTCTGTTTGAGGACGTCGCGGTGGCGCAGAGCGTCTCTTTCAGGTGAAGTTCGCTGCAGCAGACGCACGCCTACCAGGTAGTGGTCCGGCTTTTGTGGCTTTTCCTTGGACCAGGCCACTTTGCCAATGAAGCCTTGCCAGCCGGCCTGGTCTGGAAGTCTGAATTGCATCTCGAAAAGGGTGCCCGGGCGTAGATTGTAGGAGGATTCCAGGCAAAGACCCTCGCTGCTCGCATTGACAAGATAGACAAGAATTGTCCGGCCATGCCTGGTTGTTGGCGCTGCGCTGTCTCGAGGCTCGATAGTTTCGATTATGCTGATTTCAGGCTTTGGCAGGGTCTTTCTGACATGGCGTCTGCGGTCCTTGAACTCTGCCATAATTTGCTCCTCAGACAAACAGGAGAGACCTCAATGGCTGCCTGTGTGTTGAGTATACCATCGATAAGTTCTCGCAATGCCTTCTTCTAGAGGTATTGTGGCCCGCCATCCTAAAGCTGTCATTCTGGAGACATCCAACCGTTTGACCGGGGTACCCTCAGGTTTGCTGGTGTCAAAGAAAAGACTTCCTCGAAAGCCCACGATACGTGCTATCAATTCGGCCAATTCCCGTATGCTGACATCACTGCCGGTGCCTATATTGATGATTTCGGAGTCGTTATATTCATTCATCAAAAACACACAACCGTCCGCAAGATCATCCACATACAAGAACTCTCTTCTCTGCATACCAGAGCCCCAGATGACCACTTCGTGTTTGCCACTGACCTTGGCTTCGTGAAATTTTCTTATCAAGGCAGGAAGCACATGAGAGGTCTGCAGATCGAAGTTGTCATTCGGGCCGTAAAGATTGGTGGGCATGGCCACGATGTAGTTGGTGCCGTACTGGCGATTATAAGATTGACACATTTTAATGCCGGCAATTTTTGCCACTGCATAAGGCTCATTGGTCGGCTCGAGATGTCCGGAAAGCAAGTGTTCCTCTTTCATTGGCTGGGGGCAGTGCTTGGGGTAGAGGCAGGAACTTCCCAGAAACAAAAGTTTTCTTACTCCATAGCGGTAGCAGGCGTGGATGACATTAGTCTGGATGAGCAGGTTCTGGTAGATGAATTCAGCGGGATAGGTGGCATTTGCCAGAATGCCGCCAACCTTTGCTGCTGCGAGAAAGACGTAATGCGGACGTTCGGCAGCAAGAAAAGCCTCCACGTCTTCCTTGTTCAACAAATCAAGCTCCTGGCGGGTGCGGTAGACAAGGTTCTCATACCCAAGTTCCTGGAGCTTTCTCATTATAGCCGAGCCCACCAGGCCGCGGTGCCCCGCCACATAAATCTTGGCATCAATTTCCATTTTTCATCACAGTTGTTTTCGCGGCAAGATGCCGCTCCCACAGTTCGGGCCACGGCTACGAGGCCCGTTTCGTTTTTCGGTAACGTCGAACATCGCGTTCTAACAAGTTACCGTGAGCCTTGCGCCTTGTGCCCTGAGCCATTCTTCGATAACTGATAGCTCTACCCCCATTTCTTAATCATTCTGTTGAAAGGTGCGGTAGCCAGCATCTTCCACCAGCCTGTCTCTTTCTGCCTCCAGGAGATCTTCTTCTACCATGATCTTTATGAGTTCATCGAAAGAAACTGTTGCTTTCCACCCCAGTTTCTTGTGAGCTTTTGAGGGATCTCCCAGGAGAAAGTCAACTTCTGCTGGTCTGAAATAGCGGGGGTCCACCTCCACCAGCACTTTGCCTGTGTGGGAATCCCTGCCTATCTCATCGATGCCGCTTCCCTCCCAGTGGATGTTCATATCTACCAGTTTGAAGGCCTTCTCCACACACTCTCTGACGGAATGAGATTCACCTGTGGCGATCACGTAATCATCCGGTTGTGGCTGCTGCAGCATGAGCCACATGGCCTCCACGTAGTCTGCCGCGTAGCCCCAGTCCCTTCTGGCGTCCAAATTCCCCAGATACAGCTTTTCTTGCAAGCCGAACTTGATTCTGGCCACGCCTCGGGTGATCTTCCTGGTGACGAAGGTCTCGCCTCTGATGGGTGATTCATGGTTGAAGAGGATGCCGTTGCAGGCGAACATCTGGTAAGATTCACGGTAGTTTATGGTAATCCAGTAGGCATAGACCTTGGCGGCCCCATAAGGGCTGCGCGGGTAGAATGGC from Deltaproteobacteria bacterium encodes the following:
- a CDS encoding protein kinase — translated: MAEFKDRRRHVRKTLPKPEISIIETIEPRDSAAPTTRHGRTILVYLVNASSEGLCLESSYNLRPGTLFEMQFRLPDQAGWQGFIGKVAWSKEKPQKPDHYLVGVRLLQRTSPERDALRHRDVLKQKLHTSDLDFLLRTSVLDLIPHEARCNFLNSMTPVRIRAGSRFIKQGEEGDRFYIIQEGSCVVRVQKNGSSHDIARLKAGDIVGEIALLTGEPRTASVDAETDMILWTLTREQFDALCEENPDLLDFLTELVTFRFTTEKVTANRMIGKYLLQEIIGRGGWSIVYRGMHTQLHMPVAVKMLKHDMAMNQEFAERFQNEARIIATLNHENIVKIYDIEHLFRTIFIIMEYLEGMSLAYVLERMPKLALSRIVDIVLQVCTGLAYAHEQGIVHQDIKPANIFLQADGVTRIVDFGLSCPPGTVDCTLPGTVYYMSPEQIQGEPVDERTDIYSLGIMVYEMVTGQRPYPEDDIPTLMDLHVTEDVPDPRELIPDLPRELHYFITRATRRDPSERFKTVWEVLRDLQPFADRLGIERRPVRKGRRKVMSMQLFYREDQQADLTALLEKFSSEARELGVDISIDERKDG
- a CDS encoding GDP-L-fucose synthase; its protein translation is MEIDAKIYVAGHRGLVGSAIMRKLQELGYENLVYRTRQELDLLNKEDVEAFLAAERPHYVFLAAAKVGGILANATYPAEFIYQNLLIQTNVIHACYRYGVRKLLFLGSSCLYPKHCPQPMKEEHLLSGHLEPTNEPYAVAKIAGIKMCQSYNRQYGTNYIVAMPTNLYGPNDNFDLQTSHVLPALIRKFHEAKVSGKHEVVIWGSGMQRREFLYVDDLADGCVFLMNEYNDSEIINIGTGSDVSIRELAELIARIVGFRGSLFFDTSKPEGTPVKRLDVSRMTALGWRATIPLEEGIARTYRWYTQHTGSH
- the gmd gene encoding GDP-mannose 4,6-dehydratase, which encodes MKKALITGITGQDGAYLAEFLLKKGYLVHGIKRRSSSFNTARVDHLYQDPHEKDVRFFMHYGDLTDATNLIRIIQEVEPDEIYNLGAQSHVKVSFETPEYTANADALGTLRLLEAIRILGMEQKTKFYQASTSEMYGKTRQVPQNESTPFYPRSPYGAAKVYAYWITINYRESYQMFACNGILFNHESPIRGETFVTRKITRGVARIKFGLQEKLYLGNLDARRDWGYAADYVEAMWLMLQQPQPDDYVIATGESHSVRECVEKAFKLVDMNIHWEGSGIDEIGRDSHTGKVLVEVDPRYFRPAEVDFLLGDPSKAHKKLGWKATVSFDELIKIMVEEDLLEAERDRLVEDAGYRTFQQND